One part of the Brevundimonas subvibrioides ATCC 15264 genome encodes these proteins:
- a CDS encoding VOC family protein, producing MLKARNSAAIVAVKDIARSRAFYGETLGLNLAPDSGDDPTVFQTGDTRLIVYVSEFAGTNKANALVWGVGEEIESIVRDLAAKGVTFERYDLPEATYADGIHRMGDFRAAWFKDPDGNILHINSGS from the coding sequence ATGCTGAAAGCCCGGAACTCTGCCGCCATCGTCGCGGTCAAGGACATCGCGCGTTCCCGCGCCTTCTACGGCGAGACGCTCGGTCTGAACCTGGCTCCCGACAGCGGGGACGACCCCACCGTCTTTCAGACGGGCGACACACGGCTGATCGTCTATGTCTCGGAGTTCGCCGGGACCAACAAGGCCAACGCTTTGGTCTGGGGCGTCGGCGAAGAGATCGAGAGCATCGTCAGGGATCTGGCAGCGAAGGGCGTGACGTTCGAACGCTATGACCTGCCCGAGGCGACCTACGCCGACGGCATCCATCGCATGGGCGATTTCCGCGCCGCCTGGTTCAAGGACCCGGACGGCAACATCCTGCACATCAACAGCGGCAGCTAG
- a CDS encoding beta-ketoacyl-ACP synthase III: MSEGLLRDVYITGTGAFLPGDPVGVDTMEDFIGRIGGRSSAVGRRALRWNGVETRHYALTPEGRPLHSNASMTAAATRAALDDAGLSVGRLGHLATATTQGDYIVPGHASAVHAELGAGPIEIASYQSVCASALMAAKGAWLQVRAGEAEVAAAAAGEFSSRWFRPEFYEGTALVDAKGRARVEADFLRFTLSDGAGSVIMEPKPRPDGLSLKVDWIDLTSLAGRFDPCMWAGSTFADRADMKSAWSHAGPVAAHASGSVALVQDFELLKIVIRAWIGVWLEKVDQGRIVPDEVDHLLCHYSARSLREEIVSVLKSTAAMIPEEKWFSNLPTVGNIGAASIWVMLDEFMKSGRAKRGEKVLLIVPESGRAMVGFMMCEVV; the protein is encoded by the coding sequence ATGTCCGAAGGCCTGCTGCGCGACGTCTACATCACCGGGACCGGCGCCTTCCTGCCCGGCGATCCCGTCGGCGTGGACACGATGGAGGACTTCATCGGCCGCATCGGGGGGCGGAGCTCGGCGGTGGGTCGTCGGGCGCTGCGCTGGAACGGGGTGGAGACACGCCATTATGCCCTCACGCCCGAGGGCCGGCCGCTGCACTCCAACGCCTCGATGACGGCGGCGGCGACGAGGGCGGCACTGGACGACGCGGGCCTGTCGGTCGGCCGGCTGGGCCACCTCGCCACGGCCACGACCCAGGGCGACTATATCGTGCCCGGCCACGCCAGCGCGGTGCACGCGGAACTGGGCGCGGGGCCGATCGAGATCGCCAGCTACCAGTCCGTCTGCGCCTCCGCCCTGATGGCGGCCAAGGGGGCCTGGCTCCAGGTCCGCGCCGGCGAGGCCGAGGTCGCGGCGGCGGCGGCGGGAGAGTTTTCGTCCCGCTGGTTCCGGCCGGAATTCTACGAAGGCACCGCCCTGGTCGACGCCAAGGGCCGGGCGCGGGTCGAGGCAGACTTCCTGCGCTTCACCCTGTCCGACGGGGCGGGCTCAGTCATCATGGAGCCGAAACCGCGACCCGACGGCCTGTCCCTGAAGGTCGACTGGATCGACCTGACCTCGCTGGCGGGCCGGTTCGACCCCTGCATGTGGGCGGGCTCGACCTTCGCCGACCGCGCGGACATGAAGAGCGCGTGGAGCCATGCCGGACCGGTGGCGGCGCACGCCTCGGGGTCGGTGGCGCTGGTGCAGGACTTCGAACTGCTCAAGATCGTCATCCGGGCCTGGATCGGGGTCTGGCTGGAAAAGGTGGATCAGGGGCGGATCGTCCCGGATGAGGTCGACCACCTGCTGTGCCACTATTCGGCGCGGTCGCTGCGCGAGGAGATCGTCTCGGTGCTCAAGAGCACCGCCGCCATGATCCCCGAGGAAAAGTGGTTCTCCAACCTGCCGACCGTCGGCAACATCGGGGCGGCCTCAATCTGGGTCATGCTCGACGAATTCATGAAGTCGGGGCGGGCGAAGCGCGGCGAGAAGGTCCTGCTGATCGTTCCAGAAAGCGGACGGGCCATGGTGGGGTTCATGATGTGCGAGGTGGTGTGA
- a CDS encoding FAD-binding domain-containing protein, protein MPEPLDRFPPTRAAGLQRLADFVPHAGEAYAMGRNTDAGPGGHLAVSGLSPWLRHRLLTEREVVAGVLERHDPRAAQRFIQEVLWRTYWKGWLQMNPEVWTRYQAERDAPRASGLERAVAQAEAGATGIEGFDDWARELVRTGYLHNHARMWFASIWIFTLGLPWALGADFFLRHLLDGDPASNTLSWRWVAGLQTVGKTYLATPENIQRFTNGRFKPRGLATRALPLSEDPLPAARPLPMLEASPPAGRSLLLVTGEDLNPESAFSVAWQPEAIVVMAGGDPGRFAAAAAEDAAMRCAARFDRPARVMPMASHDAIRDAAREAAVDRVVVLEAPVGPMADALERLEAELTEQGIALIRVRRSWDDRLWPLATRGFFKFRERAPAALMADGLRILSSATGISPRRGACPAGASSSRSR, encoded by the coding sequence ATGCCCGAACCGCTCGATCGCTTTCCGCCCACCCGTGCCGCCGGCCTTCAACGGCTGGCGGACTTCGTGCCGCACGCGGGCGAGGCCTATGCCATGGGGCGCAACACCGATGCCGGACCCGGGGGACATCTGGCAGTGTCGGGGCTTTCGCCATGGCTGCGCCACCGGTTGCTGACCGAACGCGAGGTCGTCGCCGGCGTGCTGGAGCGCCACGACCCGCGCGCGGCCCAGCGCTTCATCCAGGAGGTGCTGTGGCGCACCTACTGGAAGGGCTGGCTGCAGATGAACCCCGAGGTCTGGACCCGATACCAGGCCGAACGGGACGCGCCGCGCGCGTCGGGCCTGGAGCGGGCGGTCGCCCAGGCCGAGGCGGGGGCGACGGGCATCGAAGGCTTTGACGACTGGGCGCGGGAGCTGGTCCGGACCGGCTACCTGCACAACCACGCGCGGATGTGGTTCGCCTCGATCTGGATCTTCACCCTCGGCCTGCCCTGGGCGCTGGGTGCGGACTTCTTTCTGCGCCATCTGCTGGACGGCGACCCGGCCTCGAACACCCTGTCCTGGCGCTGGGTGGCGGGACTGCAGACCGTGGGCAAGACCTATCTGGCGACGCCCGAGAACATCCAGCGGTTCACCAACGGCCGGTTCAAGCCCAGGGGGCTGGCGACGCGGGCCCTGCCGCTGAGCGAAGACCCTCTGCCGGCGGCCCGACCGCTCCCGATGCTGGAGGCCTCGCCGCCGGCCGGACGGAGCCTTCTGCTGGTGACCGGCGAAGACCTGAACCCGGAGAGCGCCTTTTCGGTCGCGTGGCAACCCGAGGCGATCGTCGTCATGGCGGGTGGCGACCCAGGCCGGTTCGCGGCCGCGGCGGCCGAGGATGCGGCCATGCGCTGCGCGGCCCGGTTCGACAGACCCGCCCGGGTTATGCCGATGGCCTCACACGACGCCATCCGGGATGCCGCAAGGGAGGCCGCGGTGGACCGGGTGGTCGTGCTGGAGGCCCCGGTGGGCCCCATGGCGGATGCTCTTGAGCGGCTGGAGGCCGAGCTGACGGAACAGGGGATCGCCCTGATCCGGGTGCGCCGATCGTGGGACGACCGACTGTGGCCGCTGGCGACCCGGGGCTTCTTCAAGTTCCGGGAACGCGCGCCGGCCGCCCTGATGGCCGACGGCCTGCGGATCTTATCGTCGGCGACGGGGATCAGCCCCCGGCGCGGCGCATGCCCGGCTGGCGCTTCTTCATCACGAAGCCGATGA
- the flhB gene encoding flagellar biosynthesis protein FlhB encodes MAEDADPESKTEEASPQKLEEARKKGDVAKSADVAPALSLLCVTGVLIMGGGYFATNMAQGFLPFIAAPHAMLGGLEAGGGVEIGARVLWVVAPFLGAVMLAAILGGVGGNVAQSGLVISAEKMKPKWSKVSPMAGFKRIFGPDGLMQFAQTLLKLVAVGVICWMVLKPHARQFETMAAMSPLTILPLARDLMIALMSSALVFLALTAGGDFVWQKMRFAKRMRMSKEELKEEYKQSEGDPHIKAKLKQIRMQRSRQRMMQNVPKATVIVTNPTHYSVALRYEAGDAAPVCVAKGVDAVAMRIREVAREHDVPIVENVPLARALYAAVDIDETIPREHFEAAARVIGFVMKKRQPGMRRAGG; translated from the coding sequence TTGGCTGAAGACGCCGATCCCGAGTCCAAGACAGAAGAGGCGTCACCTCAGAAACTCGAGGAGGCGCGAAAGAAGGGCGACGTCGCGAAATCCGCCGACGTCGCCCCGGCCCTCAGCCTGCTGTGCGTCACCGGCGTCCTCATCATGGGCGGGGGCTATTTCGCGACCAATATGGCGCAGGGTTTCCTGCCCTTCATCGCCGCGCCCCACGCCATGCTGGGCGGGCTGGAGGCCGGCGGCGGAGTCGAGATCGGGGCCCGCGTCCTGTGGGTCGTCGCGCCTTTCCTCGGCGCCGTGATGCTGGCCGCGATCCTGGGCGGGGTCGGCGGAAACGTGGCCCAGTCGGGCCTCGTCATCTCGGCGGAGAAGATGAAGCCCAAATGGAGCAAGGTCAGCCCCATGGCCGGCTTCAAGCGCATCTTCGGGCCCGATGGCCTGATGCAGTTCGCGCAGACCCTTCTCAAACTGGTGGCCGTGGGCGTGATCTGCTGGATGGTGCTGAAGCCGCACGCCCGACAGTTCGAGACCATGGCCGCCATGTCTCCCCTGACGATCCTGCCGCTGGCACGCGATCTGATGATCGCGCTGATGAGCTCGGCCCTGGTCTTCCTGGCCCTGACCGCCGGGGGGGACTTCGTCTGGCAGAAGATGCGCTTCGCCAAGCGGATGCGGATGTCGAAGGAAGAGCTGAAGGAGGAGTACAAGCAGTCCGAGGGCGACCCGCACATCAAGGCCAAGCTGAAGCAGATCCGCATGCAGCGCAGCCGCCAGCGGATGATGCAGAACGTGCCCAAGGCCACCGTGATCGTGACCAACCCGACCCACTATTCCGTGGCCCTGCGCTACGAGGCCGGCGACGCCGCCCCCGTCTGCGTGGCCAAGGGCGTGGACGCGGTCGCCATGCGCATCCGCGAGGTCGCGCGCGAACATGACGTGCCGATCGTCGAGAACGTGCCGCTCGCCCGGGCGCTCTATGCCGCCGTCGACATCGACGAGACCATCCCGCGGGAGCATTTCGAGGCGGCGGCCCGGGTCATCGGCTTCGTGATGAAGAAGCGCCAGCCGGGCATGCGCCGCGCCGGGGGCTGA
- the cckA gene encoding cell cycle histidine kinase CckA — protein MTTTGSTRPSPPVDITLILMVAGFTVAIAALAWPMFRAAPLSTPHMMLMMAVTGVALVGLFVFGRREVHKPARPDGDVAVEILDAMAEPSALVTGSGQVLAFNGAWVSQNGATVALPRAQSAQALYMAFAQARSGRQGRAIVTIGSREIEVLIGPAGEGRFLVREAPEATLTTPPPPVAGNAYVAQAGEGRAMAAGAPFGSAVIGGEDLFAGRAEDSNPALAVLTGPAAARDAAFGHLFDPTGVVEARERMAAGSTGPIELVARAHPDRMLHLYVAPEGDKRRVWLFDVSAQKSMELQLSQAQKMQAVGQLAGGVAHDFNNLLTAIQLQLSELLERHPVGDPSYDGLNQIRQTGIRAADLVRKLLAFSRKSTVRRERLDLGELVGEFAVLLRRLLREDVRLETDYGRDLPIVLADKSQLETAVMNLAVNARDAMRGVVEPGAGVVTIRTLRLTQEQARTLGWREAPAGDSALIEVSDTGPGVPPELLDKIFEPFFTTKAVNEGTGMGLATVYGIVQQAGGHIGVTNLDGAGAAFRIFLPAATEQELTEVAPIEIKMKAAPRDLSGNGRILFVEDEAAVRGIAAKLLRQRGYEVIEAADGEEALILAEEWAGQIDMLISDVIMPGLDGPSLLKKARPFLGDAPVMFISGYAESDFSDLLQDEVGVSFLPKPLDIKTLAERVKQELRGG, from the coding sequence ATGACCACAACCGGATCGACCCGCCCCAGCCCGCCGGTCGACATCACCCTGATCCTGATGGTGGCGGGCTTCACCGTCGCCATTGCCGCCCTGGCCTGGCCGATGTTCCGCGCCGCCCCGCTCTCGACGCCGCACATGATGCTGATGATGGCGGTGACGGGTGTGGCCCTGGTGGGCCTGTTCGTCTTCGGCCGTCGCGAGGTCCACAAGCCCGCCCGGCCCGACGGCGACGTGGCGGTCGAGATTTTGGACGCCATGGCCGAACCGTCGGCTCTGGTCACCGGGTCAGGCCAGGTCCTGGCCTTCAACGGGGCATGGGTGTCGCAGAACGGCGCGACCGTCGCCCTGCCGCGAGCCCAGTCGGCCCAGGCGCTCTACATGGCCTTCGCCCAGGCGCGGTCCGGCCGGCAGGGCCGCGCCATCGTGACCATCGGCAGCCGCGAGATCGAGGTCCTGATCGGTCCGGCCGGGGAGGGGCGGTTCCTCGTCCGCGAGGCTCCCGAGGCGACCCTGACCACCCCGCCGCCGCCGGTGGCCGGAAATGCCTATGTCGCCCAGGCGGGCGAGGGGCGGGCGATGGCTGCGGGAGCCCCGTTCGGCTCGGCGGTGATCGGCGGCGAGGACCTGTTCGCGGGGCGGGCCGAGGACAGCAACCCGGCCTTGGCGGTCCTGACCGGTCCTGCGGCGGCGCGCGACGCCGCCTTCGGTCATCTGTTCGATCCGACCGGTGTCGTCGAGGCGCGCGAGCGGATGGCCGCCGGATCGACGGGGCCGATCGAGCTGGTCGCCCGCGCCCACCCCGACCGGATGCTGCACCTGTATGTGGCCCCGGAGGGCGACAAGCGCCGCGTCTGGCTGTTCGACGTCTCCGCCCAGAAATCGATGGAGCTGCAGCTGTCGCAGGCCCAGAAGATGCAGGCCGTGGGCCAGCTGGCCGGCGGCGTGGCACACGACTTCAACAACCTGCTGACCGCCATCCAGCTGCAGCTGTCCGAGCTGCTGGAGCGCCACCCGGTCGGCGATCCCTCCTATGACGGCCTCAACCAGATCCGCCAGACGGGGATCCGCGCCGCCGACCTGGTGCGCAAGCTGCTGGCCTTCTCGCGCAAGTCGACGGTGCGGCGCGAGCGTCTGGACCTGGGCGAGCTGGTCGGCGAGTTCGCGGTCCTGCTGCGTCGCCTGCTGCGCGAGGACGTGCGGCTGGAAACCGACTACGGCCGCGACCTGCCGATCGTGCTGGCCGACAAGTCCCAGCTGGAGACGGCGGTGATGAACCTGGCCGTCAACGCCCGCGACGCCATGCGCGGCGTGGTCGAGCCGGGCGCCGGGGTGGTCACCATCCGCACCCTGCGGCTGACCCAGGAGCAGGCCCGGACCCTCGGCTGGCGCGAGGCCCCGGCGGGCGACAGCGCCCTGATCGAGGTGTCCGACACCGGCCCCGGCGTTCCGCCCGAACTGCTGGACAAGATCTTCGAGCCCTTCTTCACCACCAAGGCGGTCAACGAGGGCACCGGCATGGGTCTGGCCACCGTCTACGGCATCGTCCAGCAGGCCGGCGGCCACATCGGCGTGACCAACCTCGACGGAGCGGGCGCGGCCTTCCGCATCTTCCTGCCCGCCGCGACCGAACAGGAGCTGACCGAGGTCGCCCCCATCGAGATCAAGATGAAGGCCGCGCCGCGCGACCTGTCCGGCAACGGCCGCATCCTGTTCGTCGAGGACGAGGCGGCGGTGCGCGGCATCGCCGCCAAGCTGCTGCGCCAGCGCGGCTATGAGGTCATCGAGGCGGCCGATGGCGAGGAGGCCCTGATCCTGGCCGAGGAATGGGCCGGTCAGATCGACATGCTGATCTCGGACGTCATCATGCCGGGCCTGGACGGGCCGTCCCTGCTCAAGAAGGCCCGGCCCTTCCTCGGCGACGCGCCGGTCATGTTCATCTCGGGCTACGCCGAAAGCGACTTTTCGGACCTGCTGCAGGACGAGGTCGGCGTGTCCTTCCTGCCCAAGCCGCTGGACATCAAGACCCTGGCCGAACGGGTCAAGCAGGAGCTGCGGGGGGGCTAG
- a CDS encoding acyltransferase family protein, whose product MAWSAISTRNETPAISRGGWLDALRFIVASLIILHHFQAAGPVPLAESLHPVFERGGFLLTNFFLIDSGYVLMRVYGGAVGRGAMSPGDFFIKRFLRVYPAHLIMGLSLVALVLIGTMAGVAPRNPEWFAWDQLPAQLTLTQAFGLHGGLGWNAPSWSISALVGCYVLFPYILTGLKRLGPWSALLVVVGLYLIANAATQAWLGFPVYQMPMKFGFLRALPLFVLGMGLAVFTERVWIAPRLARIVGVSAAVGLAVVQAFDKNALISLTFISLIILAAGAIPVLRPSKLIERASVVSFSMFITNEVVRIAWFGVVNVMIAKFALSVPVQWGLWGVGVLAAFVFAFAFHTAIDQPIQNAIKARLSRRRTSRRPIEAGAVVSLEG is encoded by the coding sequence ATGGCCTGGAGCGCAATTTCGACCCGTAACGAGACACCCGCCATCTCCAGAGGGGGATGGCTGGACGCGCTGCGTTTCATTGTGGCCTCCCTGATCATCCTGCATCACTTCCAGGCGGCGGGCCCCGTGCCTCTGGCCGAGAGCCTGCATCCGGTGTTCGAGCGGGGCGGATTCCTGCTGACCAACTTCTTCCTGATCGACAGCGGCTATGTGCTGATGCGGGTCTATGGCGGAGCCGTCGGACGGGGGGCGATGTCGCCGGGCGACTTCTTCATCAAGCGCTTCCTGCGGGTCTATCCGGCCCATCTGATCATGGGCCTGTCGCTGGTGGCGCTGGTGCTGATCGGCACGATGGCGGGCGTGGCACCCCGCAATCCCGAATGGTTCGCCTGGGACCAGCTGCCGGCGCAGCTGACGCTGACCCAGGCTTTCGGGCTCCACGGCGGCCTGGGATGGAACGCACCCAGCTGGTCCATCTCGGCCCTGGTCGGCTGCTACGTCCTGTTCCCCTACATCCTGACCGGCCTGAAGCGGCTGGGGCCCTGGTCGGCCCTGCTGGTGGTGGTGGGGCTTTACCTGATCGCCAATGCGGCGACGCAGGCCTGGCTCGGATTCCCCGTCTACCAGATGCCGATGAAGTTCGGCTTCCTGCGCGCCCTGCCCCTGTTCGTGCTGGGCATGGGACTGGCCGTCTTTACAGAACGGGTCTGGATCGCACCGCGTCTGGCCCGCATCGTGGGTGTGTCGGCCGCGGTCGGGCTGGCGGTGGTTCAGGCCTTCGACAAGAACGCCCTGATCTCGCTGACCTTCATTTCGCTGATCATCCTGGCGGCGGGGGCGATCCCGGTCCTGAGGCCCTCGAAGCTCATCGAACGGGCCAGCGTGGTGTCGTTCTCGATGTTCATCACCAATGAGGTGGTGCGCATCGCCTGGTTCGGCGTGGTCAATGTGATGATCGCGAAGTTCGCCCTGTCGGTGCCGGTCCAGTGGGGCCTGTGGGGTGTCGGCGTGCTGGCCGCGTTCGTGTTCGCCTTCGCCTTCCACACCGCCATCGACCAGCCGATCCAGAACGCCATCAAGGCCCGGCTGTCGCGTCGCCGCACGTCGCGCCGACCGATCGAGGCCGGCGCGGTGGTGTCACTGGAAGGCTAG
- the fliQ gene encoding flagellar biosynthesis protein FliQ, translating into MSGAEVLDVGRDAIWLTVQLCAPVLIVGLVVGVGIGLFQALTQIQEQTLVYAPKIIAIFVSLLLFLPLMGGLLGAFMRTIAARISGM; encoded by the coding sequence ATGAGCGGCGCAGAAGTTCTGGATGTGGGCCGCGATGCCATCTGGCTGACCGTGCAGCTGTGCGCTCCGGTCCTGATCGTGGGACTGGTCGTCGGTGTGGGCATCGGCCTGTTTCAGGCCCTGACCCAGATCCAGGAACAGACCCTGGTCTATGCCCCCAAGATCATCGCCATCTTCGTCTCCCTGCTTCTGTTCCTGCCGCTGATGGGCGGGCTGCTCGGGGCCTTCATGCGCACGATCGCGGCGCGCATCTCGGGCATGTAG
- the fliR gene encoding flagellar biosynthetic protein FliR: MDPYATADQVWAGGLIFARIGAILLSLPGIGESYVPPRIRLSLALVVSLALWPIVSPSLPALPETIGGMVGWIIREVVTGLMIGAILRAFTGALATAGEIVSLQTTLSFAQTANPLQAQPGATISAFLMILGTVLVFATNTHHLFIAGLVGSYELIAPARPLIMADFTELAIRTIADSFMLGVQLAAPVIVFALIFNLASGLVARVMPQFQVFFAAAPLSVILGLSIFALSLGVMGTVFIDRYRALARLFVPGGSIG, from the coding sequence ATGGATCCCTACGCGACCGCCGATCAGGTCTGGGCCGGCGGGCTGATCTTCGCCCGGATCGGCGCGATCCTGCTGAGCCTGCCCGGCATCGGCGAAAGCTATGTGCCGCCCCGCATCCGGCTGTCCCTGGCGCTGGTGGTGTCGCTGGCGCTCTGGCCGATCGTGTCGCCGTCGCTGCCGGCCCTGCCCGAGACGATCGGCGGCATGGTCGGCTGGATCATCCGCGAGGTGGTGACCGGCCTGATGATCGGCGCGATCCTGCGGGCCTTCACCGGGGCCCTCGCCACCGCCGGGGAGATCGTCTCGCTTCAGACGACGCTCAGCTTCGCCCAGACCGCCAATCCGCTGCAGGCCCAGCCCGGTGCCACGATCTCTGCCTTCCTGATGATCCTGGGCACGGTGCTGGTGTTCGCGACCAACACCCATCACCTGTTCATCGCCGGCCTGGTCGGGTCCTATGAGCTGATCGCGCCCGCACGGCCTCTGATCATGGCCGACTTCACCGAACTGGCCATCCGCACCATCGCCGACAGCTTCATGCTGGGGGTGCAGCTGGCGGCCCCGGTCATCGTCTTCGCCCTGATCTTCAACCTGGCGTCGGGGCTGGTGGCGCGGGTGATGCCGCAGTTTCAGGTCTTCTTCGCCGCCGCCCCGCTCAGCGTCATCCTCGGCCTGTCGATCTTCGCCCTGTCGCTGGGGGTGATGGGCACGGTCTTCATCGACCGCTACCGCGCCCTCGCCCGACTGTTCGTCCCGGGAGGCAGCATTGGCTGA
- a CDS encoding iron-containing redox enzyme family protein, translated as MADGTRVDDQVADTLRKLAVVFADFEQRLEATPLIRKLTRGRFELADYQLFLINLRQQVKDGALWMSRAASNVGESHLELRSTLMRHAVTEHRDFRLLEADFVCSGGEVEVIRSAPKNVGSEAISAWMFHEASKPDPFGLLGAMFIIEGLGSIKAAPWGRQVKERLNLPDEAVRFLLYHGENDAEHMQEFEEMLRMVLPDAAVAERIVMTAKVTARLYALQIEEIAA; from the coding sequence ATGGCGGACGGAACACGTGTGGACGACCAGGTCGCCGACACCCTGCGCAAGCTGGCGGTGGTCTTCGCCGACTTCGAGCAGCGGCTGGAGGCGACGCCCCTGATCCGCAAGCTGACGCGCGGCCGGTTCGAACTGGCCGACTACCAGCTGTTCCTGATCAACCTGCGCCAGCAGGTGAAGGACGGGGCCCTTTGGATGTCGCGCGCCGCGTCGAACGTCGGCGAGAGCCATCTGGAGCTGCGCTCGACCCTGATGCGTCACGCGGTGACCGAGCACCGCGACTTCCGCCTGCTCGAGGCCGACTTCGTCTGCTCCGGCGGCGAGGTCGAGGTGATCCGCTCGGCCCCCAAGAACGTCGGATCCGAGGCCATTTCCGCCTGGATGTTCCATGAGGCGTCGAAGCCCGATCCCTTCGGCCTGCTGGGTGCCATGTTCATCATCGAGGGCCTGGGATCGATCAAGGCCGCGCCCTGGGGCCGGCAGGTCAAGGAACGGCTGAACCTGCCCGACGAGGCCGTGCGGTTCCTGCTGTACCACGGCGAGAACGACGCCGAGCACATGCAGGAGTTCGAGGAGATGCTGCGGATGGTGCTGCCGGACGCCGCCGTCGCCGAACGGATCGTGATGACCGCGAAGGTCACCGCCCGGCTCTATGCGCTTCAGATCGAGGAGATCGCCGCGTGA